AAACTTTCGCTTAAAAATAAATTAGTAGGCCAGGCATCCTGGTTATTTTTCTACCGGGGTGCCCCAGGGTTCATGATATATTGACTGGGGATAAGATGCGTACGTCACAAAGTAGGTTACTGGTTTTATGTGCAGTTTTCCTTTTAATGCTTGCACAGAATGTATCGGCTGATGAAAATCAAGTAAATATTACTTTTATCTGTTATGATGGAAACGCCCTTGCTGCGGCAGAGCAGTCCAATCCGTACAATGCAAGCATAAATGTAACATACATTTCGGCTTATTCTAACTTTGCTAATACCACTTTTGAAAACCAGGATGTAATATTTACCTACATGCTCTGGTCTCAGTTCAAAGATATCGGGGATGACCTTGAAAGTGCTCATGAAAATGGGACTGCACTTATAGACATTTCCTCTATGATGGACCCGGCACATATCAATACCTCAAGTTATGACCTGATCCTGTCGGGGACCAAGCCTTACAATTCCACTGAAGAAAAGTACTTCTACAGCATGGGTCCGAAAGGAGTCCTGCGAGAAAACACCGAAAACTTCCTTATCTATCTTGCAAAAACTTACGGGGATAAACCTGAGCTTACGGACAGCTGGGTTTACGATGAACCCATAGAATTTCCTGAAGCTGCGCTCTATCACCCGAATGCCGTTTCTTCTTTTAATGAATCGGAGCCTGACTGGTTCGAAAATACCTCTGATTATCTTGAGTGGTACTCCAACTCAACTGCCGTAAATGAGTCTAATCATGTTTACGATAAGAGCAAACCCACCATAGGGATCTGGTTCCACGCTTCCGATTATACAGCGGGAAACCTTGAGGTTATAGACTATCTTATCCGTGATCTCGAAGGAAAGGGCTGCAACGTAATTGCAGGTTTTGATACTTTCAATGATATCCACAAGTTTTATTTTGATGAAAACGGAGAACCTCTTGTCCAGTGCTTAATTTCTCTTAAAAGTTTCCGTTTGAATTATGAGGACCCTGATAAAGGGATACAGGAACTTGAAGACCTTGATGTCCCGGTTTTAAGAGGCATGGTTGTTTCAAATCCTGCAAATTCTATAGACGTAGCTGACCACAACAGGGGCATTCCCAGCAGTGAGGTTGTGTACAAAACTCTGCTTCCGAGTATTGACGGGATTTTTGAGTACATTGTAATAGGGATTGATAATTACGACTCCGAAACCGGGGAAAGCAACTACGAACCCCTGCCTGCTCAGGTTGATTGGATGGTCAACAGGTCAATAAACTGGGCGGAGCTGAAGTTAAAGGATAACGAGGACAAGAATGTTGCTGTAATATACTACAACTATCCTTCAGGAAAAGACAATATCGGGGCAAGTTACCTTGACACCACCAAGAGCATGTTCGACCTTCTTAACGAGATGAATGAAAGTGGGTACGAGGTCTCCGGAATTCCGGATAACAGCAGTGAACTCCTGGAAATGATGCAGGCACAGGGTATCAATGCCGGCTCCTGGGCTCCGGGTGTTATGAATGAAATGGTAGAAAACAGGACTGAATGGGGACTGCACCTGATACCCATGGAGACCTACAAAGAATGGTTTGAGTCTGAAATTCCTGAAGAACTGAGGTCTCAGGTAATAAAGGAATGGGGAGAACCCTGGGTTGAAGATCTTCCTCAGAATAAGAGCCTCATGATCTATGAGAACGAGACTGGGAAGTACATTGTAATCCCTTCTGTACGTTTCGGAGATGTCTGGCTCATGCCACAGCCTGCCAGAGGTTTCCTGCAAAATGATGACACCCTTTACCACAGCAGCCTTGTGCCTCCCCCACACCAGTACATAGCTTTCTACCTCTGGCTTAATCATGAATGGCAGCCTGATGCAGTTATTCACATGGGGACCCACGGTACGCATGAGTGGCTTCCGGGTTCTACTTATGGTATGAACCGGACTTCCGATTGGGCACCTTTACTGCTGCAGGGTCTGCCAAACATTTATCCTTACATAGTTGCAAACGTGGGAGAAGGGCTGACTGCCGAGTACAGAGGCAATGCCCTGATTATCGACCACCTGCCTCCGACCCTTGAACGCAGTGGGCTTTATGGAGAATTACTCAACCTTTCAATCAGTGTGCAGCAGTATTATGATCCCGGGCTTTCTACACAGACAAAGGCAGGGTACCAGACAGCCATAATCGAACAGATTATAGAACTTAACCTGGACGTTGACCTTGGAATCGAGAATGTGACTGCGCTTCGAGCTTACAATGAAGAAGAGTTTGGGGACTTTGTAAAATATGTCCTTCATGAATATCTCGAAGATGTGGAAGGAGAAAACATTCCTTACGGGATGCATGTCCTTGGTCGGGTACCCTCTACAAACCTGACAGATCCTGAAAAAGATGAACTTTCCGGAATGGTAAGGGCCATGCTTGGAGGAGACTTCAAGGATAATATCACTGCTGCCTTCTATCCTGAATCCGTTTACCCCCTCGGGATTCCGTCAAATGATACTAAAGTGAACAGGCTTGTCTGGGAAGTCGTGACCAATAACACGGAGGTTTCCACGGCTCAGCTTGATGTTTATGGGGCAACTGATAGTTCAGTTACCCTTGATCTTGAACAGGGGCTGGAGTATAGAGAGCGGCTTCTTGACAGTGATGTGGAGATTGACAGAATCCTCTCAGCCCTGAACGGAGGCTTTATCCCACCCGGACCGGGCACGGACCCTGTTATGAACCCGGACGCAGTACCAACGGGGCGCAACTTCTACGGCATCAACTCAAAACTCTATCCTTCAAAGGCAACCTGGGAGCTTGGCAAATCCCTTGCAATCCAGCTGCTTGAGGATTATTACGATAAGTACGGAGAGTATCCGGAAAAGGTTTCATTCTCAAGGTTCGGGGTAGAGTTTATCCGCGACCACGGGACTCTGGAAGCCGAAGTGCTCTACATGCTCGGAGTGCAGCCGGTCTGGGATGAGTATGGGTATGTAACCGGGGTTGAGGCTATCCCTGAAGAGGAGCTGCTGCCGAACTATGATACAGAAAAACCGGGGAGACCGCGTATTGACATTGTCTATACAACCGCCGGTATGAGGGACGCTTTTCCGGATAAGATCAAAATGGTAGATCGCGCCGTGAAACTTGCAAGTTCACTTCCTGCCGGAAACTATCCCAACTACGTAAATGACAGCGCCCTTGCAATATATAATTCCCTGCTTGCGGCGGGCTATGACAATGAAACCGCAACCAAGCTCTCCACAATGCGTTGTTTTGCAGTAATGGATGGGACTTATGAAATAGGGGTCTCAAATGCTATCGGTGCAAGCGGGAGCTGGGACGACGAAGAGGCGATTGCAAATGTATACCTGGACAAGATGGGGTATGCTTATGGGGAAGATTTCTGGGGCATAAAATCCAGGGAACTTCTTGAGGGCAACCTGAAAAACGTTGAAGCTTCCGTACATTCGGATTCGTCAAACCTTTACGACACCCTTGACAACGACGACTTCTTCCAGTACTTCGGTGGTCTGAACCTGGCAACAAGGCATGTCAGGGGAGACGGAAGGACCCCCGAGATGTATGTTTCGGATACCAGAGATCCTGAAAGGGCTCAGATGACAGGAATGGGAGAGTATCTGAGCAAGAACCTGAGGTCCAGGTATTTCAATGAGAAATGGATTGAAGGGATGCAGGGCGCAGGGTATTCGGGCGGCAGGATGATGTCCGAGTTCGTGAACAACCTTTTCGGCTGGGAGGTCAGTGACCCTGATCTTGTGGATGACAGTGTCTGGGAGCAGACCTATGAGACCTATGTTAATAATCCTTCCATGAAAGAATGGTTCAAGCAGAACAATCCAGATGCTTACCAGTCGCTAACAGCCAGAATGCTCGAAGCTGTCAGGCATGAATACTGGAAACCTTCGGACGAGGTTATCGAAAACCTCGCAAAAGAATATGAAGAATCGGTAGCTGAAAATGGAGCTTCCTGCTGTCACCATACCTGTGGAAATCCGCTACTTCACGAGTTTGTAAGCGGGATGGTATCTGTCCCTGGCTATGCTGAACAAATGGAAGCAGCAACCAGGGACAAAACTCAGGAAACGGAAGAAGTTAAGAGCAGCAGCCATAAAAGCAAAGGGCATCAGACAAGTGTTGCCGATAAACTCAACCAGACAACCAGAGCAAATCCCGAATCAGCGGAAAGCAATCAGACTGTTCAAGACTCAGATGCAGGGTATGGTTTGGATTCCCCAGATCCTGCTCCTGAAGTTCAAAAGGCATCTGACTCCGATTATGTGGAAGGGTATGAGATGCAGAAAGATCCGGTCGATGAAGCTGAAAACAGCGGCATGTCCTTCTCGGGATCTGATGTTATCGGGATTCTCTTCGTGATGGTAGCAGTGGGTGGAATCTATCTCGGATTCCGTAAAAAGAAGATGTGAACCTGTCTGGAAGGAGAGCACTTTTCATTCTGTGCTCTTTTCCTTTTCTCTTTTTTAAGAACATTAACCTGATTGTAGATTTTTGTAAATCTTCAGGTAAGGAATAAAATGAAGTTGTCAGAATTTATATGAAGAAGCGTAAAACCCCTGAGTCTTTAGCTCAGGGGATATAAGCGTCAACTTCAACCCTGATTCCGTATGTAATATTCTGCCGCCTCTTTACTCACATTTCCGATAGTAAACGCAAAATAACCATCACTCCATAACGTATTCTCACCCCAATAATACTTTTTCAGATATTCTTTTTGAGTTTTCCATAACCTGTTAGTATATTCTTGTTTCAATTTTCTGACAATTGACAAAACGCTAACTTTCGGCTCACTCTTGATCAAGAAATGAATATGGTCTTTGTCAGTTTCCATTTCAAGGATTTCAAAGTTAGACTCTTTTGAAATGTCAATCCTAATCTGTTTGAGTTCTTCGCTAATTGGTTCAAGTATGACTTTTCGGTATTTGCAAACAAAAATAACATGATACATTAACAAAAATTTGCTATAATTCCGTGTTTCATACTTCGTATTTACCAAAAAGTATGTATGTTGTTAAAGCACATAATGCCTTTGTATGATGTAAGCGTTCAAATTTAGACTCTATCCTACAACTACACAAGCTATTCAATTGAATCAGCATATAGGTAGCTGTAGATTTGTCTATAATTGGGCACTTGACCAGAAAATTAAAACTTATGAGCAGACAGGGGAATCAATTTCCAGATTTGACTTAAACAAATTAATTCCTACTCTAAAGGCTTCTAATGAGTGGTTAGGAGAAGTTAACTCTCAATCATTACAGGGGATGACTAAGCAGGTTGAATCCGCTTTCACTAGATTCTTTAGAGAGAAAACAGGGTTTCCAAAGTTCAAATCAAAAAAGAATCCGATACAGTCTTTCCCTGTACCTCAACACTACACTGTAAACTTTGAAAATAATACTATCAAGCTTCCAAAAATAGAACCAATTAAAGCAGTTCTTCACAGGAAGTTTGAAGGAGAGCCTAAAACGGCTACGGTATCAAGGACATGTAAAGGACATTACTACATCAGTATCCTTGTTGAAGATGGAAAAGAACTTCCAGTAAAGGAAGCTTTCACAGAATCAACAACAGTAGGAATTGATGTAGGTATCAAAGACTTTGCTGTCCTTTCAACAGGAGAAAAGGTTGAGAATCCAAAGTACTTGAAAAACTCTCTTAAAAGGCTCAAAGTATTACAGAAAAGAGTCTCAAGGAAACAGAAAGGCTCTAAGAACAGGGCAAAAGCTAAACGAAGACTTGCTGTACTCCATGACAAAATAACAAATCAGAGAAATGACTTCCAGAACAAACTCTCTTTTAGACTTGTTAGCGAAAACCAAGCTGTAGCTCTGGAAACTCTAAATGTTAAAGGCATGGTTAAGAATCATCACTTAGCACAGGCTATAAGTGATTCTGCGTGGAGTAGTTTTGTAATAAAGTTGGAATATAAGGCTCAATGGTTTGGAAAAACCGTCCTGAGAATAGGACAATTTGAACCCTCTTCTAAGCTATGTAGTGTGTGTGGATACCACAATAAAGAGCTTCAGCTAAAAGACAGAGAATGGATTTGTCCAGACTGTAAAACCAAACATGATAGAGACATTAATGCCGCTATCAATATCAAAAAATTCGCTCTCATAGATCAGAATCTAATTGGATTATGACACCATAGGGACTACGGGGATGAGCTTGGGGACTTGCCCTCAATAGAGGGAGGAATGAACCAAGAAACCACTCAGTCTTTAGCTGAGTGGTAGTTCACTCAAGACCTAAGTAGCTCTGTAGAAATCCTCGATATTTGAGTGAGTAGCCCAGTTTATAATATTTACAAATGTTTTTCAAATCTTGATGTTAATTGCTTTTTTAACCCACTTATCTCGATTTTGATTGTTTATCAGAGCCGCAATTAACATTACTAACGTGTTATTCAGTTTACTAATCCGATCTTGGTTTGAATGTGTAACATATTATAAACCTTCAGCAGGAAATCCGTTAAATCTTCAGATTTAGCGGGTAGTTGACTCCGTTCTTTGTACTATTTTTTTTCCTTTTTTGTTATCTTTATGGCTAATATCTATTACCCAAAATCGCAGTTTTTTATGTAAGTAAAGTAAAATTGCGTTCAAATTCTTTTATATATTTGTGTTTTGAGGTGAACAGTTAATAATTCTTTGAGGCGATGGCTATCTAAAACATATTTCAATGACTTCATTTGAATGGCATTATTCTCTAAATTAATTAGTAAAGTTTACTTTAGTTGTTGATTTGTGGTGTACTTTTATTTCTCTTTAGATCTGATCCGCCTGGTCTGCTGGTGGAGATCTAAAGCTGAAATTAAAGAGTTTACTGTAAGCAGCATACAGAATCAAGATTATAATATATTTTTTGCACAGTGATCCAATTAATCATTCTGGAGTAGGAATTATGAACGAACACTTGAATAAAAAAAGAAACCCTCTAAATAAAATATTTAAAGCCTATGGATTGATTATTTTAATCCTTTTAATGCTGTTTTCTACTTCTCCGGTGGCAGGAAGTGAATCCATCCAGTATGAACTTGTTGCCAGCACTACAAGTGATGCTGAAGGCAACTATCTGCTTTCCGGAATTCCCGATGGGAACTATACGCTTGTTGCTCTTTACAATGAGGACAAATGGCGTCGGGCTGACGAACAAATCCAGGTCCAGGGAATGGACCTTTTGGTGAACCTTGACACCTCAAGCAGGGGTATTGATGCAAACGAATCCCAGGCTCTTCTTGACCTGACTGGCAGTGGGATTGACCTGACAGGAAGTGCTACAATCAGCGGGCTCACCCGCCAGAAACAGATGGGTGGTGACCCTACATCTCTGGGGTTCACAAACGTTCTTTTGTTGAGGGAAACGGTAACAGAAACTCCGGTAACCCCCGACACCGGTCAGCAGCAGGAAACTACTTCTCCGGTGGCAGGAAATGAATCCATCCAGAATGATTCTCCAGTGGCAGGAAATGAATCCATCCAGTATGAACTTGTTGCCAACACTACAAGTGATGCTGAAGGCAACTATCTGCTTTCCGGGATTCCCGATGGGAACTATACGCTTGTTGCTCTTTACAACGAGGACAAATGGCGCCGGGCCGACGAACAAATCCAGGTCCAGGGAATGGACCTTTCGGTGAACCTTGACACCTCAAGCAGGGATATTGATGCAAACGAATCCCAGGCTCTTCTTGACCTGACTGGCAGTGGGATTGACCTGACAGGAAGTGCTACAATCAGCGGGCTCACCCGCCAGAAACAGATGGGTGGTGACCCTACATCTCTGGGGTTCACAAATGTTCTTTTATTGAGGAAAACGGTGACAGAAACTCCGGTGACCCCCAGCACTGGCCAGCATCTGGATATTGCCATTGTGACCGGGTACCGGAGCCATGAACTTCCCCTCAAAAACCTGATGGAGGATATCAATAATAACAGCAGCTTGGACCTGACTCTTAGCTGTTTTATGGCTGACTACGTAATGGAAAATGACGTTGACCTGAGCGGGATGGATATTATCTACATCAACATGCTTAGCCCTTCAACCGCCCAGAAACTCACACCCACGGTGGATGAAGTGATTGCAAGTGGGGGTGTGGTTATTGACGATGACACCCTGCTGAATGAGAGCATCCCGCTTTCTGCAGACCAGGTAGAGGGCTACAGGGAAAAGCTGAACAATTACTGGCTTAACGGGGCTTATGATCAGAGCAACCTGAAAAATCTTATATTCTGTATCGCTAACGATTGCTGCGGCAGGTCTGACCTCCTGTACGAGGATCCGCACACTCTTCCAGAAAGGGCGATCTACCATGCGAACATGACCGGTTACTTTACCGATTCTCTGGATACCTACCTTGTCTGGTACTCTAACAGAAGCGATGGAGGGCATGTCTACGATCCGGCAAAGCCCACAGTTGCAATTACCATGTACCAGAGCTATTTCCCCTTCCAGATTGAGCCAATTGATGCTCTGATCTCAGAACTTGAAGCAAGGGACTACAATGTTATTGTCACTTACGGGTCGGATTCCTTTCCCTCCGGGGACTTTTTCAAGCAGGGGGATGAAGTCCTTGTGGATGCGATTATTTCTTTTACGTACTTTGGCAACAAGTTTGATGCTGAAGAGCTCGATGTGCCTGTAATCAACGGCATTGTTAACAATTACATGAACAGAACAGAGTATGAAGCCAGCAGCAGCCCTCTTCCTGCAGATAAGATGATGAAACTCGATATGCAGGAACTCTGGGGGGCGATTGACCCGGTAATAATGGCTTCAACAGAACTGGACTCCGATACCGAGACAGAGATGTCAGTTCCCATAGACTATCAGTTGGACTGGCTCGTTGACCGCGTCGAAAGCTGGGTAAACCTCGGGGAAATTCCGGAATCCGATAAAAAAGTTGCTATAATCTATTATAACCATGGAGGGGGAAAGGATAACATAGGAGCTTCCTATCTCGATGTTGTTCCCAGTTTGTCCAGTCTTCTTGACGCCATGGCTGCCGGAGGATATACCCTGAACGAAAGCCAGGTCCCTAACGAGACCGAACTCCTTGATCTGATGCTTACTCAGGGTCTCAACATAGGGACATGGGCTCCGGGAGAACTTCAGAAAATGGTTGATACAGGCAAAATCGTTCTCGTGCCGGAAAGCACCTATGAGGGATGGTTTTCGGAGCTTCCTGAAGAGAGGCAACAGGACGTCATTGGCCAGTGGGGCTCTGCACCCGGAGAGATCATGGTCTGGGAAAACGAAAGTGGAAAATACCTCGTAATTCCCAGAATAGAGGTTGGAGAGAATGTGCTTCTGGCTCCACAGCCTTCAAGAGGCTGGCTTAATGACAACGAAGCTCTCTATCATGACAAAGATCTACCTCCTCACCACCAGTACATTGCGTTCTACCTCTGGCTCCAGCATTCCTCTGAAGAAGGGGGATTTGGCAGTGATGCTCTGGTCCACTTCGGCAGGCATGGGACTCAGGAATGGCTACCTGGAAAAGAGTTCGGACTTTCGCGGTACGACTGGCCTTCCCTCATGATCGGAGATCTGCCCGTGATTTATCCTTACGTTATGGATGGGCTTGGAGAAGGTAATGAGGCAAAACGCAGAGGAGGAGCAGTCATCATTGACCACCTTGTCCCCCCGATTATTTCAGCAGGAAGTTATGGAGCTTACGCAAACCTGAGTGAGGCTATCTGGAACTATGATCAGGCAAGAGCAGACGATTCCCTTAAATCAGCCCACAGGTCTGAGGTTTTAAACCTGACCCTGTCTCTTTCCCTGGATGACAAATTCAACATGACAGAGGCGGAAAACAACGAGACTTACTTTAATACTACTTTCCTGGAAGGGCTCGAGGAACTGCTGGAGGATTATAAGAGCCAGTCAATGCCTTATGGGCTGCACATCCTGGGCACAAGCCCGAAAGGGGATCAACTTGTGGGTATGGTAAATTCCATGCTTGGTACTGATTTTGCTGACTCGGTAAATAAATTCAATGAAACCGAAGGTGCCCAGCTCTATCTGCTGGATCTTGTTCTGAATCAGGGGTTTAATTCCACGGATGCTCAGATGCAGGTACTCGGGACAGGCAATGAAACTGTCACTAACTTCCTTTCCAGTGCAGAAGAATATGCTGCAAATCTGGCTCTTGGGGAAGAGGAAATCCAGCAGGTCCTTAATGCTCTGGACGGCAGGTTCATCCCTGGGAATCTGGGAGGTGACCCCGTTAGAAACCCTGAAACTCTGCCTTCGGGAAGAAACTTCTATGCTTTTGACCAGAGGATAGTGCCAACAGAAGCTGCCTGGACGCTCGGGCAGGAGATGGCTGGCCAGATGCTTGAAGCCTATGTTGCCGAGCACGGGACATATCCGAAAAAGGTAGCTTACATTCTCTGGGCCGGGGAAACCACCAGGCACGAAGGGGTTATGGAAGCAGAGATCTTCTACCTGCTCGGGGTCAAACCTGTGTGGAACAACGGTAGGGTAGTTGATGTGGAAGCTATCCCCATGGAGACCCTGGGCAGGCCCAGAGTTGATGTGGTGATCCAAATATCGGGTCTCTACAGGGATATGTACCCTGGCAAGGTGGTCCTGCTGGACAAAGCCGTAAAATTGGCTTATGCTCAGGAAGACTCCCCCAACTATGTCCGGGAAAATGCTGAAGCTCTGAAAGCCTCTTTGATGAGTGAAGGTTCCATTAATGAAAGTCAGGCGCTGGATCTGGCTCTGCTAAGGATTTTTGGGTCTTCGGACGGCGCCTACGGCACAGGTCTTCCTAACGCGGTCTCTGCAAGTGATACCTGGGAGAGCAACGATGTGCTGGCAGACCTTTACATCAGCAAGATGTGCAATGCCTACGGAGAAAACGTCTGGGGTGAAAACCTGAGGGGTCTTTTCGAAAAGAACCTTGCAGATGTTGAAGCCACAGTGCACAGCCGGAGTACAAACCTCTATGGGACTCTTGATAATGATGATTTCTTCCAGTATCTGGGAGGGCTGAATCTCGCAGTCAGCTCCGTTTCGGGAGGAGAGTATCCGGATTCATTTATCACGAACATGCTGACCGGAGGAGATGAGAAGGTTGAAACTCTGGAAAAGTTCCTCATAAGGGAAACATACTCTCGCTATTTCAACCCCAAATGGATTGAAGGTATGCAGGAACATGATTATGCAGGAGCCCGGGAAATGGGAGACTTCATTGAGAACCTCTGGGGCTGGGAAGCCACAAACCCGGATTTGATCACCGATGATATGTGGAATCAGGTGTATCAGACTTACATGGCAGACCAGGAACTCAGTGACTGGATCAAACAGAATAATCCTCATGCATATCAGTCCATGACGGCAAGGATGCTGGAGACCGCTCGCAAAGGCAGCTGGGA
The Methanosarcina sp. WWM596 DNA segment above includes these coding regions:
- the cobN gene encoding cobaltochelatase subunit CobN, translating into MNEHLNKKRNPLNKIFKAYGLIILILLMLFSTSPVAGSESIQYELVASTTSDAEGNYLLSGIPDGNYTLVALYNEDKWRRADEQIQVQGMDLLVNLDTSSRGIDANESQALLDLTGSGIDLTGSATISGLTRQKQMGGDPTSLGFTNVLLLRETVTETPVTPDTGQQQETTSPVAGNESIQNDSPVAGNESIQYELVANTTSDAEGNYLLSGIPDGNYTLVALYNEDKWRRADEQIQVQGMDLSVNLDTSSRDIDANESQALLDLTGSGIDLTGSATISGLTRQKQMGGDPTSLGFTNVLLLRKTVTETPVTPSTGQHLDIAIVTGYRSHELPLKNLMEDINNNSSLDLTLSCFMADYVMENDVDLSGMDIIYINMLSPSTAQKLTPTVDEVIASGGVVIDDDTLLNESIPLSADQVEGYREKLNNYWLNGAYDQSNLKNLIFCIANDCCGRSDLLYEDPHTLPERAIYHANMTGYFTDSLDTYLVWYSNRSDGGHVYDPAKPTVAITMYQSYFPFQIEPIDALISELEARDYNVIVTYGSDSFPSGDFFKQGDEVLVDAIISFTYFGNKFDAEELDVPVINGIVNNYMNRTEYEASSSPLPADKMMKLDMQELWGAIDPVIMASTELDSDTETEMSVPIDYQLDWLVDRVESWVNLGEIPESDKKVAIIYYNHGGGKDNIGASYLDVVPSLSSLLDAMAAGGYTLNESQVPNETELLDLMLTQGLNIGTWAPGELQKMVDTGKIVLVPESTYEGWFSELPEERQQDVIGQWGSAPGEIMVWENESGKYLVIPRIEVGENVLLAPQPSRGWLNDNEALYHDKDLPPHHQYIAFYLWLQHSSEEGGFGSDALVHFGRHGTQEWLPGKEFGLSRYDWPSLMIGDLPVIYPYVMDGLGEGNEAKRRGGAVIIDHLVPPIISAGSYGAYANLSEAIWNYDQARADDSLKSAHRSEVLNLTLSLSLDDKFNMTEAENNETYFNTTFLEGLEELLEDYKSQSMPYGLHILGTSPKGDQLVGMVNSMLGTDFADSVNKFNETEGAQLYLLDLVLNQGFNSTDAQMQVLGTGNETVTNFLSSAEEYAANLALGEEEIQQVLNALDGRFIPGNLGGDPVRNPETLPSGRNFYAFDQRIVPTEAAWTLGQEMAGQMLEAYVAEHGTYPKKVAYILWAGETTRHEGVMEAEIFYLLGVKPVWNNGRVVDVEAIPMETLGRPRVDVVIQISGLYRDMYPGKVVLLDKAVKLAYAQEDSPNYVRENAEALKASLMSEGSINESQALDLALLRIFGSSDGAYGTGLPNAVSASDTWESNDVLADLYISKMCNAYGENVWGENLRGLFEKNLADVEATVHSRSTNLYGTLDNDDFFQYLGGLNLAVSSVSGGEYPDSFITNMLTGGDEKVETLEKFLIRETYSRYFNPKWIEGMQEHDYAGAREMGDFIENLWGWEATNPDLITDDMWNQVYQTYMADQELSDWIKQNNPHAYQSMTARMLETARKGSWDASAEVLESLAAEYAESVVEDGVTCCHHTCGNPLLNSYVSGLVSVPGFTEAIETATQKSLEQEEPEKHHSSKGHQTSVAEKLNQTASNGESASNQSVQNSDSGYGVDSPEPAPEVQKVVDSDYVEGYEMQKEPADETENSGMSFSGSDIVGILFVVVAAGGIYLGMRKKKM
- a CDS encoding cobaltochelatase subunit CobN, which translates into the protein MRTSQSRLLVLCAVFLLMLAQNVSADENQVNITFICYDGNALAAAEQSNPYNASINVTYISAYSNFANTTFENQDVIFTYMLWSQFKDIGDDLESAHENGTALIDISSMMDPAHINTSSYDLILSGTKPYNSTEEKYFYSMGPKGVLRENTENFLIYLAKTYGDKPELTDSWVYDEPIEFPEAALYHPNAVSSFNESEPDWFENTSDYLEWYSNSTAVNESNHVYDKSKPTIGIWFHASDYTAGNLEVIDYLIRDLEGKGCNVIAGFDTFNDIHKFYFDENGEPLVQCLISLKSFRLNYEDPDKGIQELEDLDVPVLRGMVVSNPANSIDVADHNRGIPSSEVVYKTLLPSIDGIFEYIVIGIDNYDSETGESNYEPLPAQVDWMVNRSINWAELKLKDNEDKNVAVIYYNYPSGKDNIGASYLDTTKSMFDLLNEMNESGYEVSGIPDNSSELLEMMQAQGINAGSWAPGVMNEMVENRTEWGLHLIPMETYKEWFESEIPEELRSQVIKEWGEPWVEDLPQNKSLMIYENETGKYIVIPSVRFGDVWLMPQPARGFLQNDDTLYHSSLVPPPHQYIAFYLWLNHEWQPDAVIHMGTHGTHEWLPGSTYGMNRTSDWAPLLLQGLPNIYPYIVANVGEGLTAEYRGNALIIDHLPPTLERSGLYGELLNLSISVQQYYDPGLSTQTKAGYQTAIIEQIIELNLDVDLGIENVTALRAYNEEEFGDFVKYVLHEYLEDVEGENIPYGMHVLGRVPSTNLTDPEKDELSGMVRAMLGGDFKDNITAAFYPESVYPLGIPSNDTKVNRLVWEVVTNNTEVSTAQLDVYGATDSSVTLDLEQGLEYRERLLDSDVEIDRILSALNGGFIPPGPGTDPVMNPDAVPTGRNFYGINSKLYPSKATWELGKSLAIQLLEDYYDKYGEYPEKVSFSRFGVEFIRDHGTLEAEVLYMLGVQPVWDEYGYVTGVEAIPEEELLPNYDTEKPGRPRIDIVYTTAGMRDAFPDKIKMVDRAVKLASSLPAGNYPNYVNDSALAIYNSLLAAGYDNETATKLSTMRCFAVMDGTYEIGVSNAIGASGSWDDEEAIANVYLDKMGYAYGEDFWGIKSRELLEGNLKNVEASVHSDSSNLYDTLDNDDFFQYFGGLNLATRHVRGDGRTPEMYVSDTRDPERAQMTGMGEYLSKNLRSRYFNEKWIEGMQGAGYSGGRMMSEFVNNLFGWEVSDPDLVDDSVWEQTYETYVNNPSMKEWFKQNNPDAYQSLTARMLEAVRHEYWKPSDEVIENLAKEYEESVAENGASCCHHTCGNPLLHEFVSGMVSVPGYAEQMEAATRDKTQETEEVKSSSHKSKGHQTSVADKLNQTTRANPESAESNQTVQDSDAGYGLDSPDPAPEVQKASDSDYVEGYEMQKDPVDEAENSGMSFSGSDVIGILFVMVAVGGIYLGFRKKKM
- the tnpA gene encoding IS200/IS605 family transposase; translation: MVNTKYETRNYSKFLLMYHVIFVCKYRKVILEPISEELKQIRIDISKESNFEILEMETDKDHIHFLIKSEPKVSVLSIVRKLKQEYTNRLWKTQKEYLKKYYWGENTLWSDGYFAFTIGNVSKEAAEYYIRNQG